Proteins co-encoded in one Streptomyces sp. JH34 genomic window:
- a CDS encoding ROK family protein, protein MKNNLTSPAAKAGHESVRRHNLSLVLRTVRDEGEVTRARVASLVGLTRAAVSSLVEELLALDCLSESGKTSSGSAGRPGTGLKLSRTGPAGLGVEINIDYVSVCAVDLTGTDRVRVTEHTDHRDVPPAEVLAHAARLTNRVIASTREQELRVVGVELALPGLVSGGVVRQAPNLGWTRVAAEGIFGQALSTLRPAGRALAVGSGNEANLAALAELWFGGLEGVRTFLYLTGEIGVGGALVVNGEILRGAHGFAGEIGHVVVDPKGPLCRCGAHGCLEQYAGRAALLRAAGIDPDTGLRGLAELEQRAAAGEKRAVTALREAGDRLGVVLAGAVNLFDPEAVVLGGIYRGLMPWLEGPADAQLTARVVSGRWHENGSRLRASSLSGDAARGAAARVVHDVLDNPAAFAVR, encoded by the coding sequence ATGAAGAACAACCTCACGTCGCCGGCGGCCAAGGCCGGACACGAGTCCGTGCGGCGCCACAACCTGAGCCTGGTCCTGCGGACCGTCCGCGACGAGGGCGAGGTCACCCGGGCCAGGGTGGCGAGCCTCGTGGGACTGACCAGGGCCGCCGTGTCCTCCCTCGTCGAGGAACTGCTCGCCCTGGACTGCCTCAGCGAGTCCGGCAAGACCTCCAGCGGATCCGCGGGACGGCCCGGTACCGGCTTGAAGCTCTCCCGCACGGGCCCGGCGGGGCTCGGCGTGGAGATCAACATCGACTACGTCTCCGTGTGCGCCGTCGACCTCACCGGCACCGACCGGGTCCGGGTCACCGAGCACACCGACCACCGGGACGTGCCGCCCGCCGAGGTCCTGGCCCACGCCGCCCGGCTCACCAACCGCGTCATCGCCTCCACCCGGGAACAGGAACTGCGGGTGGTCGGCGTCGAACTGGCACTGCCGGGACTCGTCTCCGGCGGCGTCGTCCGGCAGGCACCGAACCTCGGCTGGACCAGGGTCGCGGCCGAGGGCATCTTCGGACAGGCGCTCAGCACGCTGCGTCCGGCCGGGCGGGCGCTGGCCGTCGGCTCCGGGAACGAGGCAAATCTGGCGGCCCTGGCCGAGCTCTGGTTCGGCGGCCTCGAAGGCGTACGCACCTTCCTCTATCTCACGGGTGAGATCGGCGTGGGCGGCGCGCTCGTGGTGAACGGCGAGATCCTGCGGGGCGCCCACGGGTTCGCCGGCGAGATCGGCCACGTCGTGGTCGACCCGAAGGGCCCGCTCTGCCGGTGCGGGGCGCACGGCTGCCTGGAGCAGTACGCGGGCCGGGCGGCGCTGCTGCGGGCTGCCGGCATCGACCCGGACACGGGCCTGCGCGGCTTGGCGGAGCTGGAACAGCGGGCCGCGGCCGGGGAGAAGCGGGCCGTCACCGCGCTGCGTGAGGCGGGGGACCGGCTGGGCGTGGTCCTGGCCGGCGCGGTCAACCTCTTCGACCCGGAGGCCGTCGTGCTGGGCGGGATCTACCGCGGCCTGATGCCCTGGCTGGAGGGCCCGGCCGACGCCCAGCTCACCGCCCGGGTCGTCTCCGGCCGCTGGCACGAGAACGGCAGCCGGCTGCGCGCCTCGTCCCTCTCCGGTGACGCGGCACGGGGCGCGGCGGCCCGGGTGGTGCACGACGTCCTGGACAACCCCGCGGCGTTCGCGGTGCGTTGA